One segment of Allorhodopirellula heiligendammensis DNA contains the following:
- a CDS encoding carbon storage regulator translates to MLVLSRRVGETILIGNGVQIAVTRIQGKSVTIGVVAPDEVKVLRGEIENKSPRRSEALRRELSRGSRKVVRDAK, encoded by the coding sequence ATGCTAGTTTTAAGCCGTCGCGTAGGTGAAACAATTCTGATCGGAAACGGAGTCCAGATCGCAGTAACGCGAATACAAGGAAAGAGCGTAACTATCGGAGTAGTCGCACCGGACGAAGTGAAGGTTCTGCGCGGCGAGATCGAAAACAAATCGCCGCGGCGAAGTGAAGCCTTGCGGCGAGAGCTTTCGCGAGGATCGCGAAAGGTGGTGCGAGATGCCAAATAA
- a CDS encoding 5'-3' exonuclease, translating to MPNKGYSETWFAIDANNLLFPDVCMGDKSAKNFAARLQTLNRQWEPERTIVAFDSSESFRRKLFPEYKAKRGAKPEGIDDALKAAKEACWDECVDCVAVPEFEADDVLATIAAAATATGRRCVLFSSDKDMRQLLRAGKVTQCRKLNRDRDRFTAEWMTADDVKRNFDVTAEQWVEFQMLVGDASDNYPGVDGIGPKTAKSLLAKYGTLGNLFAKEEREQIRPREVKKLFAARENGTLDLMRKIATLRDDVPISEALLEMEATR from the coding sequence ATGCCAAATAAAGGCTATTCGGAAACGTGGTTTGCGATCGACGCGAACAACTTGCTTTTCCCTGACGTGTGCATGGGCGACAAGTCGGCTAAGAACTTCGCGGCGCGACTCCAGACATTAAACCGCCAATGGGAGCCCGAGCGAACTATAGTCGCGTTTGATTCAAGCGAGAGCTTTCGCCGAAAGCTTTTCCCTGAATACAAGGCAAAGCGAGGAGCGAAGCCGGAAGGGATCGACGACGCACTAAAAGCCGCGAAGGAAGCCTGCTGGGACGAGTGCGTGGATTGTGTCGCGGTCCCGGAATTCGAAGCCGACGACGTATTGGCGACGATCGCCGCGGCCGCGACTGCAACCGGGCGCCGATGTGTACTGTTCAGCAGCGACAAGGACATGCGCCAACTATTGCGAGCCGGAAAGGTGACCCAGTGTCGGAAGCTAAATCGCGATCGCGATCGCTTTACGGCCGAATGGATGACCGCGGACGACGTGAAACGAAACTTTGACGTGACCGCGGAGCAGTGGGTGGAATTCCAAATGCTCGTTGGCGACGCTTCGGATAATTATCCGGGAGTCGACGGGATCGGACCGAAAACCGCAAAAAGCCTGCTCGCGAAGTACGGGACGCTAGGAAACCTATTCGCAAAAGAGGAACGCGAACAAATTCGACCGCGAGAGGTAAAGAAGCTTTTCGCCGCTCGCGAAAACGGAACGCTCGACCTGATGCGGAAGATTGCAACGCTGCGCGACGATGTCCCGATCAGCGAGGCACTTCTAGAAATGGAGGCGACCCGATGA